One part of the Arachidicoccus terrestris genome encodes these proteins:
- a CDS encoding NAD+ synthase, with product MQIFIAQQNYHIGNFKANTAKIIAAIQEAKKQGGDLIIFSELAITGYPPRDFLEFEDFIRRSEQAIDQIAAYADTIGVLVGAPARNPDPNGKRLFNAAYLLYDKKIQAVQHKTLLPTYDVFDENRYFEQAILHEVMDFKGQRIAVTICEDIWNLGDNPLYRVCPMDILTAQQPDFMVNLSASPFDYTHDEDRQAIIRANALKYQIPVFYCNAVGSQTEIVFDGGSFVFDKKGNMVKKLPLFEEALIGTTLQQDNSIAGPVQETADRLPLHEINPLTLEPELNIGQIYQALVMGIQDYFAKMGFSKAIIGSSGGIDSAVTIALAAAALGPENVRSILMPSPYSTSHSVDDAVQLSQHLNSPYDIIHIDKIYDAFLTELSPIFGDLPFSVAEENIQSRSRGNLLMAIANKLGYILLNTSNKSELATGYGTLYGDMAGGLGVLGDCYKLQVYALARYINREKEIIPQHIIDKAPSAELRPNQKDSDSLPDYSVLDQILYQYIERRQGPSEIKALGVPGADEALVDRTLKMVNRNEYKRNQFCPIIRVSPKAFGVGRRIPIVGEYLL from the coding sequence ATGCAGATATTTATAGCGCAGCAGAATTATCATATAGGGAACTTTAAAGCCAATACAGCGAAAATTATAGCCGCTATTCAGGAGGCCAAAAAACAGGGCGGCGATCTCATCATTTTTAGTGAGTTAGCCATCACCGGTTACCCGCCAAGAGATTTTCTGGAATTTGAGGATTTTATCCGGCGCTCAGAACAGGCGATCGACCAGATTGCGGCATACGCGGACACCATCGGTGTTCTGGTCGGCGCCCCCGCCAGAAATCCCGACCCCAACGGAAAAAGGCTTTTTAATGCTGCTTATCTGTTGTACGATAAAAAGATCCAGGCGGTTCAACACAAAACTTTGCTGCCCACCTATGATGTCTTTGATGAAAATCGCTACTTTGAACAGGCGATCCTTCATGAAGTCATGGATTTTAAAGGGCAGCGCATCGCTGTTACCATCTGCGAAGATATCTGGAACCTCGGCGATAACCCCCTCTACAGGGTCTGCCCTATGGATATCTTGACGGCCCAGCAGCCGGATTTTATGGTGAATCTTTCCGCCTCCCCTTTTGATTATACCCATGATGAAGACCGGCAGGCGATTATCCGGGCTAATGCGCTCAAGTATCAGATTCCTGTTTTCTACTGTAATGCAGTTGGCTCTCAGACAGAGATTGTTTTTGACGGAGGCTCTTTTGTATTTGACAAAAAAGGGAATATGGTCAAGAAGCTGCCCTTATTTGAGGAAGCCTTAATCGGAACAACACTCCAGCAGGACAATTCCATTGCCGGCCCTGTTCAGGAAACAGCCGACAGACTTCCCTTGCATGAGATCAATCCCCTGACACTTGAACCGGAACTTAACATCGGGCAGATCTATCAGGCGCTCGTGATGGGTATTCAGGACTATTTTGCCAAGATGGGCTTCTCCAAAGCCATTATTGGTTCCTCCGGCGGGATCGACTCTGCAGTTACAATTGCGCTGGCCGCTGCTGCACTCGGCCCTGAAAATGTTCGCTCCATCCTGATGCCTTCCCCTTATTCCACTTCCCATTCTGTGGATGACGCGGTTCAGCTCAGTCAGCACCTTAACAGTCCTTATGACATTATCCACATCGATAAGATCTACGACGCTTTCTTAACTGAATTAAGCCCCATTTTTGGCGATTTGCCGTTTAGCGTGGCTGAGGAAAATATTCAAAGCCGCAGCCGCGGCAATCTCTTAATGGCGATTGCCAATAAACTGGGCTATATATTGTTGAACACCTCCAATAAAAGTGAGCTGGCAACCGGCTATGGTACGCTTTATGGCGATATGGCCGGTGGACTGGGCGTACTGGGAGATTGTTATAAGCTGCAGGTGTATGCGTTGGCTCGCTATATCAACCGGGAAAAAGAAATTATTCCGCAACATATCATCGATAAAGCGCCGAGCGCAGAGCTGCGCCCGAACCAAAAAGACAGCGATTCTCTGCCCGACTATAGTGTTCTGGACCAGATTTTGTACCAATATATCGAGCGCCGGCAAGGTCCTTCCGAAATCAAGGCCCTTGGCGTACCGGGCGCCGACGAAGCCCTGGTCGACCGGACCCTTAAGATGGTCAACCGCAATGAATATAAGCGTAACCAGTTCTGTCCGATCATCCGGGTATCACCCAAGGCCTTTGGCGTAGGCAGAAGAATACCCATCGTTGGAGAGTATCTACTTTAA
- a CDS encoding GNAT family N-acetyltransferase, translating to MEFQFNKEIILENDRVLLRPITAADTRNLIYFTSQQEDLLQYSPNPVHTEVLLKKYIDKAIGERKLHNRYTFCVFDKIQNRYAGSTSFLNISNVNDRLEIGGTWYSKQFQRTGLNRNCKFLMLEFAFKTLGAVRVEFKTDERNTASRDAIEKIGGQFEGLLRCHTLMYDGFRRNTACYSILKREWALLRKDFLAFKQ from the coding sequence ATGGAATTCCAGTTTAATAAAGAAATTATACTTGAAAACGACAGGGTATTGCTGAGGCCGATAACGGCCGCAGACACCCGTAATTTGATCTATTTTACCAGTCAGCAGGAAGACCTCCTTCAATATTCTCCAAATCCGGTCCATACCGAAGTGCTTTTGAAAAAATACATTGACAAAGCTATCGGGGAACGCAAGCTGCATAACAGATATACCTTTTGCGTATTTGACAAGATCCAAAACCGCTATGCAGGGAGTACGAGCTTTTTAAATATATCGAACGTCAACGACAGGCTTGAAATCGGAGGTACCTGGTACAGTAAACAGTTTCAGAGAACAGGCCTCAACAGGAATTGTAAGTTCCTGATGCTGGAATTTGCCTTTAAGACACTGGGGGCGGTCCGTGTTGAATTCAAAACTGATGAAAGGAATACGGCTTCACGCGACGCTATAGAAAAAATCGGAGGGCAATTTGAGGGGCTCTTAAGATGCCATACATTGATGTATGATGGGTTTAGAAGGAATACGGCCTGTTACAGTATCTTAAAACGGGAATGGGCCCTTTTGCGAAAAGATTTTTTAGCGTTTAAGCAGTAG
- the fbp gene encoding class 1 fructose-bisphosphatase — translation MITLDEFTIQQLRLYPQATGELSGLLRGIGLAAKMVNVQVNKAAIADILGEDGGAVNVQGETVQKLDSLANNTFINVLRHGIHCAGIVSEENEEMIIFDDPKNNQSKYVVLMDPLDGSSNTDVNAPIGTIFSIYRRVSKLGEPCTKEDFLQKGENQFAAGYVLYGSSTMFVYGTRRHSVNGFTLDNSVGEFYLSNPHMQMPVDGKTYHFDYKYYHGVDDKVRNFLNYCNESIDGQDGRFANKNAGCMVADMHRIFLKGGMFLYPSRKNKPQGKLRLMYECNPMAFLTELCGGSATDGTRRIMEIEPTDFHERTPIFIGSKQMIDRFEACNRQPAD, via the coding sequence ATGATCACACTCGACGAATTCACGATCCAGCAATTACGCTTATATCCTCAGGCAACCGGCGAACTCTCTGGCCTGCTCAGAGGCATTGGCCTGGCTGCTAAAATGGTCAATGTACAGGTCAACAAGGCCGCGATTGCCGATATCCTGGGAGAAGATGGCGGGGCAGTTAACGTACAGGGAGAAACCGTTCAAAAACTGGACTCACTGGCCAATAATACCTTTATCAATGTACTGCGTCATGGTATTCATTGTGCCGGTATCGTCTCCGAAGAAAATGAAGAAATGATTATTTTTGATGATCCCAAAAATAATCAGTCCAAGTATGTTGTATTGATGGATCCACTGGACGGCTCTTCTAATACAGATGTCAATGCCCCAATCGGCACTATTTTCAGTATTTACCGCCGGGTGTCTAAATTGGGCGAGCCCTGTACCAAAGAGGATTTTCTGCAAAAAGGAGAGAATCAGTTTGCAGCAGGATATGTGCTCTACGGCTCGTCTACTATGTTTGTCTATGGCACACGCAGACACAGTGTCAATGGTTTTACCCTGGACAATAGCGTAGGGGAGTTTTACCTGAGTAATCCCCATATGCAGATGCCTGTTGACGGCAAGACCTATCATTTCGACTATAAATACTATCATGGAGTGGACGACAAAGTCCGGAATTTTCTCAACTATTGTAATGAATCCATAGACGGGCAGGATGGCCGTTTCGCCAATAAGAATGCGGGCTGCATGGTAGCGGATATGCACCGCATCTTTTTAAAAGGCGGCATGTTCCTGTATCCTTCCAGAAAGAACAAACCTCAGGGCAAACTGCGGCTGATGTATGAATGTAACCCCATGGCATTTTTGACCGAGCTTTGTGGCGGGTCGGCGACCGACGGCACACGCAGGATCATGGAGATTGAGCCGACTGATTTTCATGAAAGAACCCCTATTTTTATTGGCAGCAAACAGATGATTGACCGGTTTGAAGCCTGCAACCGGCAACCGGCAGATTAA
- a CDS encoding amidohydrolase family protein, whose protein sequence is MQERKLKADFIFDGQRLLKDTVLVLKADGTVLDLVGANTLDDTLVESLDGILSPGFVNAHCHLELSHLKSAIETGTGLPGFVSQVMRLRHFDKVEILAAIAEAETEMWQSGIQAVGDICNTTDTLAQKQNSPIHYRNFIECLGFLPEQAGARFEYARQKVWAPMFAQNPATTLVPHAPYSVSGALLGKINEALKDIPKAHDRIVTMHNQESAPENAFFQQGTGAFIDFYRQLGSDISFYNPTGKTSLQSVLPYITTAQVVLLVHNTFTSRVDVEFACEQAARLGQSIFYVLCPGANLYIEKRLPDITMLLETGVPIALGTDSLASNHQLSIAREMGYLLNAYPHLGKEQLLSWATYNGARALGFEDKLGLLATGKKPGILLLSEGLDTVRRIA, encoded by the coding sequence ATGCAAGAACGAAAGCTGAAAGCAGATTTTATATTTGATGGCCAACGGTTGTTGAAAGACACCGTTTTGGTACTAAAGGCAGATGGAACAGTTTTGGACCTGGTGGGTGCCAATACGCTGGACGACACGCTGGTAGAATCACTGGACGGAATCCTGTCACCGGGGTTCGTCAACGCCCACTGCCACCTGGAACTCAGCCACCTAAAATCTGCTATCGAGACAGGTACCGGGCTTCCGGGTTTTGTCAGTCAGGTGATGCGTCTTCGACATTTTGACAAGGTAGAGATTCTCGCGGCGATTGCAGAAGCCGAGACGGAAATGTGGCAGTCCGGTATTCAGGCCGTCGGGGATATCTGTAATACCACCGATACTTTGGCGCAAAAGCAAAACAGCCCCATTCATTACCGTAACTTTATTGAGTGTCTCGGATTTTTACCCGAACAGGCCGGGGCGCGTTTTGAATATGCCCGCCAAAAGGTCTGGGCGCCCATGTTTGCACAGAACCCGGCAACCACGCTGGTCCCTCATGCGCCCTATTCCGTCTCAGGTGCCTTATTGGGGAAGATCAATGAGGCACTAAAAGATATTCCCAAAGCGCATGACAGGATCGTCACCATGCATAATCAGGAATCTGCGCCTGAGAATGCTTTTTTTCAGCAGGGAACCGGTGCGTTTATTGATTTTTACAGGCAGCTGGGCAGCGATATATCCTTTTACAATCCGACAGGGAAAACCAGTCTGCAGTCAGTCTTACCTTATATCACTACGGCCCAGGTCGTATTATTGGTGCATAATACTTTTACTTCCAGGGTGGATGTGGAATTTGCCTGTGAGCAGGCGGCCCGTCTGGGGCAGTCTATCTTTTATGTGCTTTGCCCCGGTGCTAATCTGTATATAGAAAAGAGACTGCCGGATATAACCATGCTTTTGGAAACAGGGGTGCCAATCGCTCTCGGTACAGATAGCCTTGCCAGTAATCACCAGTTAAGTATTGCCAGGGAAATGGGGTATCTTTTAAATGCTTATCCTCATCTGGGTAAGGAACAGTTATTAAGCTGGGCTACCTATAATGGCGCGCGGGCACTGGGTTTTGAAGATAAGCTGGGCCTTTTAGCGACCGGCAAAAAGCCAGGCATCCTGTTGCTGAGTGAAGGGCTGGATACTGTTCGGCGAATTGCCTGA
- a CDS encoding HAD family hydrolase, whose amino-acid sequence MESAFIFDMNGTMIDDMDYHTRAWYKVLNDLGAGLSMEQTKLHMYGKAEEMFDRVFGPDKFSEQELHEIILNKELAYQDAFRPHLKLIDGLGAFLQKARAAGIGLAIGTAAPKTNVDYVMDGLQLHSLFQEIIGAEDVRTSKPDPEVFLSAAAGLKIAPEKCIVFEDSPKGVEAAERGGMKAVVVTTFHGPEDFAHLGNVLMCVQDYTDGRLERLFA is encoded by the coding sequence ATGGAGAGCGCATTTATTTTTGACATGAACGGCACTATGATTGATGACATGGATTACCATACCAGGGCCTGGTATAAGGTATTGAATGATTTGGGTGCCGGACTTAGTATGGAACAAACCAAACTGCACATGTATGGCAAAGCGGAAGAGATGTTTGACCGCGTCTTTGGCCCGGATAAATTCAGTGAACAGGAGCTTCATGAAATCATCTTAAATAAAGAACTGGCCTATCAGGATGCGTTCCGCCCACATCTAAAACTTATCGACGGGCTGGGCGCTTTTTTGCAAAAAGCCAGGGCAGCAGGGATTGGACTGGCGATAGGTACAGCAGCGCCAAAAACCAACGTAGATTATGTGATGGATGGTTTACAGCTCCACTCTTTATTCCAGGAGATCATCGGTGCCGAAGATGTCAGGACCAGCAAGCCGGACCCTGAAGTCTTTCTGAGTGCGGCAGCCGGTTTAAAAATAGCCCCTGAAAAATGCATCGTCTTTGAAGATTCTCCTAAAGGAGTAGAAGCGGCAGAGCGGGGTGGCATGAAGGCGGTTGTTGTGACGACCTTCCATGGCCCGGAAGATTTTGCCCATCTCGGCAATGTGCTGATGTGTGTACAGGATTATACAGATGGACGCCTGGAAAGATTATTTGCCTAA
- the rpiA gene encoding ribose-5-phosphate isomerase RpiA, whose translation MNPKQLAAHAAVALIENGMKVGLGTGSTAYFAIQKIGQRVKEEGLQVTCIATSIQSEELAKSLNIPMAGFDTLKRLDITIDGADEADHQLQLIKGGGGALLREKIIAYMTDHYVIIADQSKYVETLGKFHLPVEVIPFGWQRTFDHLEALGAKPHLRQRDTAIYITDNGNYILDCDFGAIFEPRDLQTKIDLIPGVVECGLFVDRTGTLIIGNNDGSVVTHNRK comes from the coding sequence ATGAATCCTAAACAGTTGGCTGCACATGCAGCGGTTGCATTAATAGAAAACGGCATGAAAGTAGGTCTGGGCACAGGATCTACAGCCTATTTTGCTATTCAGAAAATTGGCCAGCGTGTAAAAGAAGAAGGCCTGCAGGTGACTTGCATTGCCACCTCGATTCAGTCTGAAGAACTCGCAAAATCCCTCAATATTCCCATGGCCGGCTTTGATACCCTAAAACGGCTTGATATCACAATCGATGGGGCAGATGAAGCAGATCACCAACTGCAGCTCATCAAGGGCGGCGGCGGCGCACTGTTGAGAGAAAAGATCATCGCCTATATGACGGACCATTATGTGATCATTGCAGACCAGTCCAAGTATGTAGAGACTCTGGGTAAATTTCATTTACCCGTGGAAGTCATTCCCTTTGGCTGGCAGCGGACATTTGACCATCTGGAGGCATTAGGCGCAAAGCCACATCTCAGACAGCGGGATACTGCTATTTATATCACAGACAATGGCAATTATATTCTGGATTGTGATTTTGGTGCCATCTTTGAACCCCGCGATTTGCAAACGAAGATCGACCTGATTCCCGGTGTTGTGGAATGCGGACTATTTGTAGACAGAACCGGAACGCTGATTATCGGCAATAATGACGGGTCAGTTGTTACACACAACAGAAAATAA
- a CDS encoding phosphatidylserine decarboxylase family protein, which produces MTIHKEGTASIVLAAIIVAVASLIANYFLMPVYGWIYLIILLILIILFLFIVSFFRIPERNMTFGDNKIIAPADGKVVVIEEAEDPEYFKGKRLQVSIFMSPANVHVNRYPVSGEIVYNQYHKGKYLAAWHPKSSTDNERHSIVINQPGKGEILVKQIAGALARRICNYAKTGEKVKQNDELGFIKFGSRVDLLLPLGTKVNVELNQAVLGGVTVLATW; this is translated from the coding sequence ATGACAATACATAAAGAAGGAACCGCATCCATTGTGCTGGCCGCCATTATTGTGGCCGTAGCCTCACTGATTGCCAATTATTTCCTAATGCCGGTATATGGCTGGATCTATCTGATTATTTTGCTGATCCTGATCATCCTCTTTCTATTTATCGTCTCCTTCTTCAGGATCCCCGAGCGGAATATGACGTTTGGAGATAATAAGATCATCGCACCGGCAGACGGTAAAGTAGTGGTTATTGAAGAAGCTGAAGATCCGGAATACTTTAAAGGTAAACGCCTGCAGGTCAGCATTTTCATGAGCCCTGCCAATGTACACGTTAACCGCTACCCCGTAAGCGGGGAGATCGTATACAACCAGTACCATAAAGGCAAATACCTGGCTGCCTGGCATCCGAAGTCTTCTACTGACAATGAAAGACATAGCATCGTAATCAATCAACCGGGCAAAGGCGAGATACTGGTAAAACAAATTGCCGGCGCACTGGCCAGACGCATTTGTAATTATGCCAAAACAGGAGAAAAAGTAAAGCAAAATGACGAACTGGGGTTTATAAAATTTGGCAGCCGGGTCGATTTGCTTTTACCTTTGGGCACCAAAGTGAATGTTGAACTCAATCAGGCGGTTCTTGGCGGGGTAACCGTACTGGCCACCTGGTAA
- a CDS encoding phosphatidate cytidylyltransferase: MALNQQVFKTRALTAIIFVAIMLAGLLISSWTFAILFFVIHWGCWTEFDQLFKKIYPKYLAADLRITNLPRLIGCGFLVYCLPHHYTIAGVELDFIGILIMVVGAVKFISLWARAGTLRPLLLKGAVLGLLYISLSWGLMIHLRFFYFLQYPLGFMAALTLVAGVWINDTMQYMVGSLIGKTPFSKISPNKTLEGTIGGSLLCIIVVSSIGYYFVDKNAGWLFIVVSAIAAIAGTAGDLLESKIKRLAGVKDSGHFMPGHGGFLDRFDSLIVSTPLVWLAAQLWVALS, from the coding sequence ATGGCACTTAATCAACAAGTATTTAAAACAAGGGCTCTTACCGCCATTATATTTGTAGCAATCATGCTGGCGGGGCTATTGATCAGCTCCTGGACCTTCGCCATCCTGTTTTTTGTGATTCACTGGGGCTGCTGGACTGAATTTGACCAGTTATTTAAAAAGATCTATCCAAAATATTTGGCGGCAGATCTCAGAATTACTAACCTACCCAGGCTGATCGGCTGTGGTTTTCTGGTCTATTGCCTCCCCCATCATTATACAATAGCCGGTGTCGAGCTCGATTTTATCGGCATACTGATCATGGTGGTTGGTGCTGTTAAATTTATCTCTCTTTGGGCCCGGGCAGGCACGTTACGGCCGCTCCTGTTAAAAGGAGCCGTTTTGGGATTGCTGTACATTTCCCTCAGCTGGGGACTGATGATCCATCTCCGGTTTTTCTATTTCCTGCAATATCCTCTTGGATTTATGGCTGCTCTGACCCTGGTGGCTGGTGTATGGATCAATGATACCATGCAGTACATGGTGGGATCTTTAATCGGCAAGACGCCCTTTTCCAAAATATCCCCTAACAAGACCCTAGAAGGAACCATTGGCGGCAGTCTGCTCTGCATAATAGTCGTTTCTTCAATTGGCTATTACTTTGTGGATAAAAATGCAGGCTGGCTATTTATCGTTGTCTCCGCCATTGCAGCGATTGCCGGTACTGCCGGGGATCTGCTGGAAAGCAAGATCAAAAGATTAGCGGGGGTGAAAGACAGCGGGCATTTTATGCCAGGCCATGGCGGTTTTCTGGACCGGTTCGACAGCCTGATTGTTTCAACACCATTGGTATGGCTGGCGGCCCAGCTTTGGGTAGCGCTTTCCTGA
- a CDS encoding CPBP family intramembrane glutamic endopeptidase, with translation MDQFPPLKLQVSARRQFFILLGMVCFGLLFSGIISFIMISSTPGATIEGITGGDPAFAELARWMQIISTFCIFAGPAFLFNLFVRPHPDYFMIKNRRPWRLWLLVIFIAVATISATDLVSWLQDQIPLSTDLKAHFDQVETRYDQQMLYMLELDSWGGFIKSLILIALLPALFEELLFRGCLQQIMLRWIKKPFWAILITSVIFSAIHGSYIGFLPRLFIGMILGYVFYYGRNIALNMVIHFINNGVIVAVLFYHNLKSGSLKEAMHGQSSLSLEIISMMALIILFYYFRKLALQINGTDTPGALLSTTHPQNRYDD, from the coding sequence ATGGATCAATTCCCCCCTTTAAAATTACAAGTAAGCGCCCGCAGGCAATTCTTTATATTGCTGGGAATGGTCTGTTTTGGCCTGCTATTCAGTGGTATTATCAGCTTTATTATGATCAGTTCTACGCCCGGAGCGACGATCGAAGGCATTACCGGCGGGGATCCCGCCTTTGCAGAGCTGGCCAGGTGGATGCAGATAATCAGCACTTTCTGCATTTTCGCCGGCCCGGCGTTTTTATTTAATTTATTTGTAAGGCCCCATCCGGACTATTTTATGATCAAAAATCGCCGGCCCTGGCGCCTATGGTTACTGGTGATTTTTATCGCAGTGGCGACGATTTCCGCAACGGATCTGGTTTCCTGGTTACAGGATCAGATTCCATTATCAACGGACCTGAAAGCACACTTTGACCAGGTGGAGACCCGGTACGACCAGCAAATGCTCTACATGTTAGAGTTGGATTCCTGGGGCGGCTTTATCAAATCATTGATTCTCATAGCCTTACTGCCAGCCCTTTTTGAAGAGCTCTTGTTCAGAGGCTGTCTGCAACAGATCATGCTCCGGTGGATAAAAAAGCCATTTTGGGCCATTTTGATCACCTCTGTCATATTCAGCGCGATCCATGGCTCGTACATAGGCTTTCTGCCCCGGCTCTTTATCGGTATGATACTGGGTTATGTATTTTATTATGGCCGCAATATAGCGCTGAATATGGTCATCCATTTTATCAATAATGGCGTCATTGTGGCGGTCTTGTTTTATCATAATCTTAAAAGCGGCTCTCTGAAAGAAGCCATGCACGGCCAGAGCTCTCTTTCGCTGGAAATCATTTCGATGATGGCCCTTATTATTCTATTTTATTATTTTAGAAAACTGGCCCTCCAAATAAATGGCACAGATACCCCGGGTGCGCTTTTGTCTACAACGCACCCTCAAAACCGATATGACGACTAA
- the dusB gene encoding tRNA dihydrouridine synthase DusB encodes MIKIGSIELPDFPLLLAPMEDVSDPPFRSVCKVNGADLMYTEFISSEGLIRDAIKSRRKLDIYEEERPIGIQIFGGDEEAMGMSAAIVDAVGPDLLDINFGCPVKKVVTKGAGAGVLKDVDLMVRLTSSVIKHTNLPVTVKTRLGWDDQSKNIEEVAERLQDIGIAALSIHGRTRCQMYKGEADWALIGKIKDNPRIKIPVFGNGDIDSPEKALAYKNRYGVDGIMIGRAAIGYPWIFNEIKHFLATGEHLPLPTVQQRVAVIRQHLKYSLSWKGPVVGIREMRRHYTNYLKGFPNIKEFKSRLVRLDTYEEIDEVLEEVLRYYEGFVAEKNLWTFAEGAPNCETAK; translated from the coding sequence ATGATAAAAATTGGTTCAATAGAATTACCAGACTTTCCCTTGCTGCTGGCGCCTATGGAGGATGTCAGTGACCCCCCTTTTCGTTCTGTGTGCAAAGTAAACGGAGCGGACCTGATGTATACCGAATTTATCAGTAGCGAGGGGCTGATCCGGGATGCGATCAAAAGCAGGAGAAAACTGGATATATATGAAGAAGAACGACCTATCGGGATCCAGATCTTTGGTGGGGATGAAGAGGCGATGGGCATGAGCGCCGCTATTGTGGACGCCGTAGGTCCCGATCTGCTGGATATTAATTTTGGCTGTCCGGTAAAGAAAGTCGTAACCAAGGGTGCCGGCGCCGGCGTTTTAAAGGACGTGGATCTTATGGTCCGGTTGACCAGTTCAGTGATAAAGCATACCAATTTACCGGTTACTGTAAAGACGCGCCTGGGCTGGGATGACCAGAGCAAAAATATTGAAGAGGTGGCTGAGCGCTTACAGGATATCGGGATTGCTGCGCTGTCTATTCATGGCAGGACCCGCTGTCAGATGTATAAAGGAGAGGCGGACTGGGCATTGATCGGCAAGATCAAAGACAATCCCCGCATCAAAATCCCGGTCTTTGGCAACGGGGATATTGATTCCCCTGAAAAGGCATTAGCCTACAAAAACCGGTATGGGGTAGATGGCATTATGATTGGCCGGGCAGCGATCGGCTATCCCTGGATCTTTAATGAGATTAAGCATTTTCTGGCTACAGGTGAGCATCTGCCGCTGCCTACCGTTCAACAGCGTGTAGCAGTTATTCGTCAACACCTCAAATACTCCCTGTCCTGGAAAGGACCTGTAGTCGGTATTCGGGAAATGCGTCGTCATTATACCAATTATCTGAAAGGTTTCCCCAATATCAAAGAATTTAAAAGCCGTTTGGTTCGTCTGGATACCTATGAAGAGATCGACGAAGTGCTGGAAGAAGTGCTGCGCTATTATGAAGGTTTTGTCGCCGAAAAGAATCTTTGGACGTTTGCAGAAGGTGCCCCTAACTGCGAAACAGCAAAGTAA
- a CDS encoding carboxymuconolactone decarboxylase family protein: protein METTTKRHSNRISLLSDGKTVMGTLQHFGTHLMRSDLPVNLMHLIYYRVSQINGCAYCLDMHSKDLLAAGENVQRLLVMDAWRETPFFTEEERAALNWAEAVTKLENGQVPQDIYDEAARFFTGSQLMDLTLGIAAINTYNRFNIAFPPEVGGYVPGMFSPKSKKEQVSA, encoded by the coding sequence ATGGAAACGACAACAAAAAGGCATTCGAACCGCATCAGCCTGCTCAGTGATGGCAAAACTGTCATGGGCACTTTACAACATTTTGGTACGCACCTGATGCGCTCTGATCTACCGGTCAATCTCATGCACCTGATCTATTACCGGGTCAGCCAGATCAATGGCTGTGCTTATTGCCTGGATATGCACTCTAAAGATTTACTGGCAGCGGGAGAAAACGTGCAGCGTTTACTTGTCATGGATGCCTGGCGGGAAACGCCGTTCTTTACAGAAGAGGAGAGAGCGGCGCTTAACTGGGCCGAGGCAGTTACCAAACTGGAAAATGGCCAGGTGCCTCAGGATATTTATGATGAGGCAGCCCGGTTTTTTACAGGCAGTCAGCTGATGGATCTCACCCTGGGCATTGCCGCCATTAATACCTATAACAGGTTTAATATTGCCTTTCCCCCGGAAGTAGGCGGATATGTACCAGGCATGTTTTCACCCAAGTCCAAAAAGGAACAGGTGTCCGCCTAA